The following are encoded in a window of Manihot esculenta cultivar AM560-2 chromosome 8, M.esculenta_v8, whole genome shotgun sequence genomic DNA:
- the LOC110621272 gene encoding TSL-kinase interacting protein 1 isoform X1: MELESQVSLDTNVHSHTENTSIQHGDTGTSSIPDHDKLQQPVKKPTRQWAAWTREEEESFFTALRQVGKNFEKITRRVQSKNKDQVRHYYYRLVRRMNKLLGPGLCLDAKNSKDTNAAMLRWWSLLEKYSCKASKLHLKPRRFKIFIEALETQLLKDRKKNVRKRPSQVENGSPTVPSTITSQNRASAHETRTVKLVLVDSQNLQRLGAGKGSLKRNVNIGVIRSNRGDSTAMKPARQRRKPVGIVLSAAYKKWEKAAIAGVSLVADAAEHLERTATDKEGENDHHVPEHKSPDAIEKGLPSLPSFSQNHYVEVNAQTNIKLKLQLFPIDDDTRRALEMDKHNPYLELTLSTRKKISSVLEHLYRKWGNSSIASGELMLFPYTAHRENLVSYQRWTRDSIVSASDVYASIGSPPVFRLRYGWFSNIELANAMLQAPSASNFIPGGNSVDMESEKRKIVDSVSTSGLSTNDRSEKNMDFYKDQLSAGNKSHASAPPTTDVLNDYIAEGPRNNFVGSSVPAAKVSWHENEIGNKTNMRQLHDAGDQKLCNGIASSAGEWADSLTNISVGDLLSEVPHNVDPNCIEALTAQSSHCLQEMPFSCDSFDAAIAAHMSRHQSKMVFPSTVTSNTSSIWDAEETCDAFSFQKNHAPHLEIPTSIDVVPQGADKQTNSMVSGAFVEGLPSGEGPVDYPAETDPMDDCSTDPLVVDNLAKDFTGLTDIYWPESLGPLDLDIPSSRYHSEEFLLSDSLSGLNRLIASSLDAFQSCSFFGLDKKDSIPVVEARESSSFSDFKIGSGV; this comes from the exons ATGGAGTTGGAATCACAGGTCTCCTTGGACACTAATGTACATTCTCATACTGAGAATACTTCAATTCAGCATGGGGATACTGGCACATCATCAATCCCAGATCATGACAAGCTACAGCAGCCAG TAAAAAAACCAACACGGCAATGGGCTGCTTGGACTCGTGAAGAGGAGGAAAGTTTCTTCACTGCATTAAGACAAGTTGGCAAG AACTTTGAAAAGATAACCCGTCGTGTACAAAGCAAAAACAAGGATCAG GTCAGGCATTATTATTATCGTCTTGTGAGGCGCATGAACAAATTGCTGGGACCAGGATTATGTCTGGATGCCAAAAACTCCAAAGATACTAATGCTGCAATGCTTAGATG GTGGTCTTTATTGGAAAAGTACAGTTGCAAAGCCTCAAAGCTTCACTTGAAACCACGAAGGTTTAAGATATTTATAGAAGCGCTG GAAACGCAACTCTTAAAAGACCGAAAGAAGAATGTAAGAAAACGGCCTTCTCAGGTGGAAAATGGTTCTCCTACAGTTCCAAGCACTATCACCAGTCAGAATAGAGCATCAGCGCATGAAACTAGAACTGTTAAATTGGTTCTGGTGGACAGTCAAAACTTGCAAAGGTTAGGAGCTGGGAAGGGATCATTAAAGCGCAACGTTAATATAGGTGTTATCCGCAGCAACAGGGGAGACTCAACTGCAATGAAACCTGCAAGGCAAAGACGGAAACCAG TAGGCATTGTCTTGTCAGCTGCATATAAAAAGTGGGAAAAAGCTGCAATTGCTGGGGTTTCCTTGGTTGCTGATGCTGCTGAGCACTTGGAGCGGACAGCTACTGATAAAGAGGGAGAAAATGACCACCATGTGCCAG AGCATAAGAGTCCTGATGCCATTGAAAAGGGTCTGCCATCTTtaccttctttttcacaaaatcATTATGTTGAGGTCAATGCTCAGACTAATATAAAACTTAAGCTCCAGCTGTTCCCAATTGATGATGACACTCGAAGGGCCTTAGAAATG GATAAACATAATCCATATCTAGAACTGACTCTTAGTACCCGGAAAAAGATATCATCGGTATTGGAACACCTATATCGGAAATGGGGCAATTCAAGTATAGCATCTGGAGAGCTAATGCTTTTCCCTTACACTGCTCATAGAGAAAATCTTGTCAGTTATCAGAGATGGACTCGAGATTCCATTGTCAGTGCATCAGATGTATACGCTTCAATTGGAAGCCCTCCAGTGTTCCGCTTAAG GTATGGTTGGTTTTCCAACATTGAATTGGCAAATGCGATGCTGCAAGCACCTTCAGCATCCAATTTCATTCCAGGTGGAAATTCTGTTGACATGGAAAGCGAAAAGAGGAAGATTGTGGACTCCGTATCCACATCTGGTCTCTCAACCAATGATAGATCTGAGAAAAATATGGATTTCTATAAGGATCAGTTGTCTGCAGGAAACAAGAGTCATGCTTCTGCACCCCCTACCACAGATGTGCTCAATGATTACATTGCTGAGGGTCCTAGAAATAACTTTGTTGGGTCCTCTGTTCCTGCAGCAAAGGTATCATGGCATGAAAATGAGATTGGCAATAAGACAAATATGAGACAATTACATGATGCA GGCGACCAGAAACTGTGCAATGGCATTGCATCATCTGCTGGGGAATGGGCCGACAGCCTCACCAACATTAGCGTTGGAGATTTACTGTCAGAAGTGCCTCACAATGTAGATCCTAACTGCATTGAAGCACTTACCGCTCAAAGTAGCCATTGTCTTCAAGAAATGCCGTTTAGCTGTGATTCATTTGATGCTGCCATTGCTGCTCATATGTCAAGACATCAGAGTAAGATGGTATTTCCTTCCACAGTGACATCAAACACATCTTCAATATGGGATGCTGAAGAAACATGTGATGCCTTCTCGTTTCAAAAGAATCATGCTCCGCACCTGGAAATTCCCACTTCAATTGATGTTGTCCCTCAAGGGGCTGACAAACAGACCAACTCAATGGTTTCTGGTGCCTTTGTTGag GGGTTGCCTAGTGGAGAGGGGCCTGTGGATTATCCTGCTGAAACTGACCCTATGGATGATTGTTCAACTGATCCACTAGTTGTAGACAATTTGGCCAAAGATTTCACTGGGCTAACAGATATCTACTGG CCTGAATCTTTAGGACCATTGGATCTCGACATACCCTCGTCCAGATACCACAGTGAAGAGTTTCTTCTAAGTGACAGCCTAAGCGGTTTGAACCGGCTGATTGCCAGCAGCTTGGATGCATTTCAAAGTTGCTCCTTCTTTGGCTTGGACAA
- the LOC110621272 gene encoding TSL-kinase interacting protein 1 isoform X3 yields the protein MELESQVSLDTNVHSHTENTSIQHGDTGTSSIPDHDKLQQPVKKPTRQWAAWTREEEESFFTALRQVGKNFEKITRRVQSKNKDQVRHYYYRLVRRMNKLLGPGLCLDAKNSKDTNAAMLRWWSLLEKYSCKASKLHLKPRRFKIFIEALETQLLKDRKKNVRKRPSQVENGSPTVPSTITSQNRASAHETRTVKLVLVDSQNLQRLGAGKGSLKRNVNIGVIRSNRGDSTAMKPARQRRKPAAYKKWEKAAIAGVSLVADAAEHLERTATDKEGENDHHVPEHKSPDAIEKGLPSLPSFSQNHYVEVNAQTNIKLKLQLFPIDDDTRRALEMDKHNPYLELTLSTRKKISSVLEHLYRKWGNSSIASGELMLFPYTAHRENLVSYQRWTRDSIVSASDVYASIGSPPVFRLRYGWFSNIELANAMLQAPSASNFIPGGNSVDMESEKRKIVDSVSTSGLSTNDRSEKNMDFYKDQLSAGNKSHASAPPTTDVLNDYIAEGPRNNFVGSSVPAAKVSWHENEIGNKTNMRQLHDAGDQKLCNGIASSAGEWADSLTNISVGDLLSEVPHNVDPNCIEALTAQSSHCLQEMPFSCDSFDAAIAAHMSRHQSKMVFPSTVTSNTSSIWDAEETCDAFSFQKNHAPHLEIPTSIDVVPQGADKQTNSMVSGAFVEGLPSGEGPVDYPAETDPMDDCSTDPLVVDNLAKDFTGLTDIYWPESLGPLDLDIPSSRYHSEEFLLSDSLSGLNRLIASSLDAFQSCSFFGLDKKDSIPVVEARESSSFSDFKIGSGV from the exons ATGGAGTTGGAATCACAGGTCTCCTTGGACACTAATGTACATTCTCATACTGAGAATACTTCAATTCAGCATGGGGATACTGGCACATCATCAATCCCAGATCATGACAAGCTACAGCAGCCAG TAAAAAAACCAACACGGCAATGGGCTGCTTGGACTCGTGAAGAGGAGGAAAGTTTCTTCACTGCATTAAGACAAGTTGGCAAG AACTTTGAAAAGATAACCCGTCGTGTACAAAGCAAAAACAAGGATCAG GTCAGGCATTATTATTATCGTCTTGTGAGGCGCATGAACAAATTGCTGGGACCAGGATTATGTCTGGATGCCAAAAACTCCAAAGATACTAATGCTGCAATGCTTAGATG GTGGTCTTTATTGGAAAAGTACAGTTGCAAAGCCTCAAAGCTTCACTTGAAACCACGAAGGTTTAAGATATTTATAGAAGCGCTG GAAACGCAACTCTTAAAAGACCGAAAGAAGAATGTAAGAAAACGGCCTTCTCAGGTGGAAAATGGTTCTCCTACAGTTCCAAGCACTATCACCAGTCAGAATAGAGCATCAGCGCATGAAACTAGAACTGTTAAATTGGTTCTGGTGGACAGTCAAAACTTGCAAAGGTTAGGAGCTGGGAAGGGATCATTAAAGCGCAACGTTAATATAGGTGTTATCCGCAGCAACAGGGGAGACTCAACTGCAATGAAACCTGCAAGGCAAAGACGGAAACCAG CTGCATATAAAAAGTGGGAAAAAGCTGCAATTGCTGGGGTTTCCTTGGTTGCTGATGCTGCTGAGCACTTGGAGCGGACAGCTACTGATAAAGAGGGAGAAAATGACCACCATGTGCCAG AGCATAAGAGTCCTGATGCCATTGAAAAGGGTCTGCCATCTTtaccttctttttcacaaaatcATTATGTTGAGGTCAATGCTCAGACTAATATAAAACTTAAGCTCCAGCTGTTCCCAATTGATGATGACACTCGAAGGGCCTTAGAAATG GATAAACATAATCCATATCTAGAACTGACTCTTAGTACCCGGAAAAAGATATCATCGGTATTGGAACACCTATATCGGAAATGGGGCAATTCAAGTATAGCATCTGGAGAGCTAATGCTTTTCCCTTACACTGCTCATAGAGAAAATCTTGTCAGTTATCAGAGATGGACTCGAGATTCCATTGTCAGTGCATCAGATGTATACGCTTCAATTGGAAGCCCTCCAGTGTTCCGCTTAAG GTATGGTTGGTTTTCCAACATTGAATTGGCAAATGCGATGCTGCAAGCACCTTCAGCATCCAATTTCATTCCAGGTGGAAATTCTGTTGACATGGAAAGCGAAAAGAGGAAGATTGTGGACTCCGTATCCACATCTGGTCTCTCAACCAATGATAGATCTGAGAAAAATATGGATTTCTATAAGGATCAGTTGTCTGCAGGAAACAAGAGTCATGCTTCTGCACCCCCTACCACAGATGTGCTCAATGATTACATTGCTGAGGGTCCTAGAAATAACTTTGTTGGGTCCTCTGTTCCTGCAGCAAAGGTATCATGGCATGAAAATGAGATTGGCAATAAGACAAATATGAGACAATTACATGATGCA GGCGACCAGAAACTGTGCAATGGCATTGCATCATCTGCTGGGGAATGGGCCGACAGCCTCACCAACATTAGCGTTGGAGATTTACTGTCAGAAGTGCCTCACAATGTAGATCCTAACTGCATTGAAGCACTTACCGCTCAAAGTAGCCATTGTCTTCAAGAAATGCCGTTTAGCTGTGATTCATTTGATGCTGCCATTGCTGCTCATATGTCAAGACATCAGAGTAAGATGGTATTTCCTTCCACAGTGACATCAAACACATCTTCAATATGGGATGCTGAAGAAACATGTGATGCCTTCTCGTTTCAAAAGAATCATGCTCCGCACCTGGAAATTCCCACTTCAATTGATGTTGTCCCTCAAGGGGCTGACAAACAGACCAACTCAATGGTTTCTGGTGCCTTTGTTGag GGGTTGCCTAGTGGAGAGGGGCCTGTGGATTATCCTGCTGAAACTGACCCTATGGATGATTGTTCAACTGATCCACTAGTTGTAGACAATTTGGCCAAAGATTTCACTGGGCTAACAGATATCTACTGG CCTGAATCTTTAGGACCATTGGATCTCGACATACCCTCGTCCAGATACCACAGTGAAGAGTTTCTTCTAAGTGACAGCCTAAGCGGTTTGAACCGGCTGATTGCCAGCAGCTTGGATGCATTTCAAAGTTGCTCCTTCTTTGGCTTGGACAA
- the LOC110620108 gene encoding uncharacterized protein LOC110620108, whose translation MEKYFGNAYRGDPGVPHSGTDRFFNIWIGSAAFSVMTFFNPYLWQLTNQFNWHDKAFLFEQYHWKKAMKKNQPYKFKWNEMDREIRDNYYINWPHYFP comes from the exons ATGGAGAAGTACTTTGGAAATGCATACAGAGGAGACCCAGGAGTGCCGCATTCCGGTACGGATCGCTTCTTCAACATATGGATTGGGTCGGCCGCTTTCTCTGTGATGACCTTTTTCAATCCCTACCTGTGGCAGCTCACTAATCAGTTCAA TTGGCATGACAAGGCATTTCTATTTGAGCAATACCATTGGAAGAAAGCAATGAAGAAGAATCAACCATATAAATTTAAG TGGAATGAGATGGACAGAGAAATTCGAGACAATTATTATATCAACTGGCCTCACTACTTCCCATAG
- the LOC110621272 gene encoding TSL-kinase interacting protein 1 isoform X2 encodes MELESQVSLDTNVHSHTENTSIQHGDTGTSSIPDHDKLQQPVKKPTRQWAAWTREEEESFFTALRQVGKNFEKITRRVQSKNKDQVRHYYYRLVRRMNKLLGPGLCLDAKNSKDTNAAMLRWWSLLEKYSCKASKLHLKPRRFKIFIEALETQLLKDRKKNVRKRPSQVENGSPTVPSTITSQNRASAHETRTVKLVLVDSQNLQRLGAGKGSLKRNVNIGVIRSNRGDSTAMKPARQRRKPGIVLSAAYKKWEKAAIAGVSLVADAAEHLERTATDKEGENDHHVPEHKSPDAIEKGLPSLPSFSQNHYVEVNAQTNIKLKLQLFPIDDDTRRALEMDKHNPYLELTLSTRKKISSVLEHLYRKWGNSSIASGELMLFPYTAHRENLVSYQRWTRDSIVSASDVYASIGSPPVFRLRYGWFSNIELANAMLQAPSASNFIPGGNSVDMESEKRKIVDSVSTSGLSTNDRSEKNMDFYKDQLSAGNKSHASAPPTTDVLNDYIAEGPRNNFVGSSVPAAKVSWHENEIGNKTNMRQLHDAGDQKLCNGIASSAGEWADSLTNISVGDLLSEVPHNVDPNCIEALTAQSSHCLQEMPFSCDSFDAAIAAHMSRHQSKMVFPSTVTSNTSSIWDAEETCDAFSFQKNHAPHLEIPTSIDVVPQGADKQTNSMVSGAFVEGLPSGEGPVDYPAETDPMDDCSTDPLVVDNLAKDFTGLTDIYWPESLGPLDLDIPSSRYHSEEFLLSDSLSGLNRLIASSLDAFQSCSFFGLDKKDSIPVVEARESSSFSDFKIGSGV; translated from the exons ATGGAGTTGGAATCACAGGTCTCCTTGGACACTAATGTACATTCTCATACTGAGAATACTTCAATTCAGCATGGGGATACTGGCACATCATCAATCCCAGATCATGACAAGCTACAGCAGCCAG TAAAAAAACCAACACGGCAATGGGCTGCTTGGACTCGTGAAGAGGAGGAAAGTTTCTTCACTGCATTAAGACAAGTTGGCAAG AACTTTGAAAAGATAACCCGTCGTGTACAAAGCAAAAACAAGGATCAG GTCAGGCATTATTATTATCGTCTTGTGAGGCGCATGAACAAATTGCTGGGACCAGGATTATGTCTGGATGCCAAAAACTCCAAAGATACTAATGCTGCAATGCTTAGATG GTGGTCTTTATTGGAAAAGTACAGTTGCAAAGCCTCAAAGCTTCACTTGAAACCACGAAGGTTTAAGATATTTATAGAAGCGCTG GAAACGCAACTCTTAAAAGACCGAAAGAAGAATGTAAGAAAACGGCCTTCTCAGGTGGAAAATGGTTCTCCTACAGTTCCAAGCACTATCACCAGTCAGAATAGAGCATCAGCGCATGAAACTAGAACTGTTAAATTGGTTCTGGTGGACAGTCAAAACTTGCAAAGGTTAGGAGCTGGGAAGGGATCATTAAAGCGCAACGTTAATATAGGTGTTATCCGCAGCAACAGGGGAGACTCAACTGCAATGAAACCTGCAAGGCAAAGACGGAAACCAG GCATTGTCTTGTCAGCTGCATATAAAAAGTGGGAAAAAGCTGCAATTGCTGGGGTTTCCTTGGTTGCTGATGCTGCTGAGCACTTGGAGCGGACAGCTACTGATAAAGAGGGAGAAAATGACCACCATGTGCCAG AGCATAAGAGTCCTGATGCCATTGAAAAGGGTCTGCCATCTTtaccttctttttcacaaaatcATTATGTTGAGGTCAATGCTCAGACTAATATAAAACTTAAGCTCCAGCTGTTCCCAATTGATGATGACACTCGAAGGGCCTTAGAAATG GATAAACATAATCCATATCTAGAACTGACTCTTAGTACCCGGAAAAAGATATCATCGGTATTGGAACACCTATATCGGAAATGGGGCAATTCAAGTATAGCATCTGGAGAGCTAATGCTTTTCCCTTACACTGCTCATAGAGAAAATCTTGTCAGTTATCAGAGATGGACTCGAGATTCCATTGTCAGTGCATCAGATGTATACGCTTCAATTGGAAGCCCTCCAGTGTTCCGCTTAAG GTATGGTTGGTTTTCCAACATTGAATTGGCAAATGCGATGCTGCAAGCACCTTCAGCATCCAATTTCATTCCAGGTGGAAATTCTGTTGACATGGAAAGCGAAAAGAGGAAGATTGTGGACTCCGTATCCACATCTGGTCTCTCAACCAATGATAGATCTGAGAAAAATATGGATTTCTATAAGGATCAGTTGTCTGCAGGAAACAAGAGTCATGCTTCTGCACCCCCTACCACAGATGTGCTCAATGATTACATTGCTGAGGGTCCTAGAAATAACTTTGTTGGGTCCTCTGTTCCTGCAGCAAAGGTATCATGGCATGAAAATGAGATTGGCAATAAGACAAATATGAGACAATTACATGATGCA GGCGACCAGAAACTGTGCAATGGCATTGCATCATCTGCTGGGGAATGGGCCGACAGCCTCACCAACATTAGCGTTGGAGATTTACTGTCAGAAGTGCCTCACAATGTAGATCCTAACTGCATTGAAGCACTTACCGCTCAAAGTAGCCATTGTCTTCAAGAAATGCCGTTTAGCTGTGATTCATTTGATGCTGCCATTGCTGCTCATATGTCAAGACATCAGAGTAAGATGGTATTTCCTTCCACAGTGACATCAAACACATCTTCAATATGGGATGCTGAAGAAACATGTGATGCCTTCTCGTTTCAAAAGAATCATGCTCCGCACCTGGAAATTCCCACTTCAATTGATGTTGTCCCTCAAGGGGCTGACAAACAGACCAACTCAATGGTTTCTGGTGCCTTTGTTGag GGGTTGCCTAGTGGAGAGGGGCCTGTGGATTATCCTGCTGAAACTGACCCTATGGATGATTGTTCAACTGATCCACTAGTTGTAGACAATTTGGCCAAAGATTTCACTGGGCTAACAGATATCTACTGG CCTGAATCTTTAGGACCATTGGATCTCGACATACCCTCGTCCAGATACCACAGTGAAGAGTTTCTTCTAAGTGACAGCCTAAGCGGTTTGAACCGGCTGATTGCCAGCAGCTTGGATGCATTTCAAAGTTGCTCCTTCTTTGGCTTGGACAA
- the LOC110620142 gene encoding membrane magnesium transporter, which produces MGLGFVIGAFGVMILAHAAYTTIQYRGLLKIMEEEFSGPPMNVVVELLLGLVLCMWAALTVPGKFLSIHPHSDENRIVSLPANMDFMIFNHRGKAFPSGMDMKLKH; this is translated from the exons ATGGGTTTAGGCTTCGTAATTGGCGCATTTGGAGTCATGATTCTCGCTCATGCAGCTTACACAACTATTCAAT ATAGAGGTTTGTTGAAGATTATGGAGGAGGAGTTTTCAGGACCTCCAATGAat GTGGTGGTAGAGTTGCTTCTAGGGTTAGTGTTGTGTATGTGGGCTGCTTTAACTGTACCGGGAAAGTTCCTATCTATACACCCTCATTCTGATGAGAATAG GATAGTATCTTTACCTGCCAATATGGACTTCATGATCTTCAACCATCGTGGCAAAGCATTTCCTTCAGGAATGGACATGAAACTGAAACATTGA
- the LOC110620095 gene encoding transcription initiation factor TFIID subunit 8 produces the protein MSNGGTDTVQGRPKAYDFGQAVSRMAVAQICEALGFQGFKESALDAFTDVVIRYLLDLGKISSFHANLSGRTQCNLFDIVRGFEEMGAPRGFSGASNSSNYVINWGDVKDIIEFVGCTEDIPFAQPVPSFPVVRDRRLIPSFLTMSETPPGKHIPAWLPAFPDPHTYVHTPLWNERAADARAEKIEQARQRRKAERALLSLQQRLVSNGSAGASSSVAGNDNVKELGVVESNTFLSIPLKPGEKDVSAIVLPDKVKHTVCLMEAFAPAIEAAKEDGLPDGGDSARRLLPGKRPAVNFKFKTGKKLLGEPLDLTLTRKGGGRMGHWLGRDEERDDKKRRAEYILRQSMENPQELTQL, from the coding sequence ATGAGCAATGGAGGTACAGATACTGTACAAGGAAGACCCAAAGCGTATGACTTTGGTCAGGCGGTGTCTAGAATGGCAGTTGCGCAAATATGCGAGGCCCTGGGTTTTCAGGGTTTCAAAGAGTCGGCTTTAGATGCATTTACTGATGTAGTAATTCGTTACCTTCTTGACCTAGGCAAGATTTCAAGCTTTCACGCTAATTTATCAGGTAGAACCCAATGTAATTTATTTGACATAGTTCGAGGTTTTGAAGAAATGGGTGCACCGCGAGGGTTTTCGGGTGCATCAAATTCTAGCAATTATGTTATTAATTGGGGTGATGTTAAGGATATAATTGAATTTGTGGGTTGTACCGAGGATATCCCTTTTGCTCAACCAGTGCCATCTTTTCCAGTTGTTAGAGATAGGAGATTGATTCCCAGTTTTTTAACCATGAGTGAAACACCACCTGGGAAGCATATCCCAGCTTGGTTGCCTGCTTTTCCTGATCCTCACACGTATGTCCACACTCCTTTGTGGAATGAGAGGGCTGCGGATGCTCGTGCTGAAAAAATTGAGCAAGCAAGGCAAAGGAGAAAGGCAGAGAGGGCTTTGTTGAGTTTGCAGCAGAGGTTGGTGAGCAATGGCTCAGCAGGAGCATCTTCTTCGGTGGCTGGTAATGACAATGTTAAGGAATTAGGAGTAGTTGAGTCTAACACATTTCTTTCCATCCCTTTGAAACCTGGGGAGAAGGATGTTTCTGCCATTGTGTTGCCGGACAAGGTAAAACACACTGTTTGTTTGATGGAGGCTTTTGCACCTGCTATTGAAGCTGCAAAGGAAGATGGCCTTCCAGATGGTGGAGACAGTGCGAGGAGGTTGCTTCCTGGGAAGAGGCCTGCTGTgaactttaaatttaaaactgGGAAGAAGCTACTAGGTGAACCTTTGGATTTGACTCTTACAAGGAAGGGTGGAGGGAGAATGGGGCATTGGTTAGGGAGGGATGAGGAGAGGGATGATAAGAAGAGGAGAGCAGAGTATATACTTAGGCAGTCTATGGAAAACCCACAGGAACTCACCCAGTTGTAA